In Pyxidicoccus xibeiensis, the following proteins share a genomic window:
- a CDS encoding hybrid sensor histidine kinase/response regulator produces MDRDRLAQALLATFLEELEGHVASLNRELLALERETDVARAAERVASLLRTLHSVKGAARAASALLVETACHRMEEVLERLRDERAGTPELYELCFNTVDALDDAGRRLAARQDLSGSPLEALLPQLERAAERQGPPSGAGTAAPPARPGPAPAREPAQASTTSPAREPAQAPRTSALAPGSPSRTSPPASGPGPAGAPSPAPGPTVAPEPAPGVPLLGETLPVRVSAQKLDALLARSGELRVATLRLEGRTEALEGVREALAQARQAVRGTDGERALRRAETELAKVSRALATDQRVLGSVATGLDDEVRRARTLSFQEGCEGLERATRDVAHGQGRLARLELRGGALELDRSLLQALREPLLHLVRNAVAHGLEAPEERTRLGKPAEGTVTVSARLKGSRVEVTVEDDGRGLDLPALRERARARGLKVPDDDADTARLVFLPGLSTAAQVTEVAGRGVGLDVVRKQVEALRGTVEVTTRPGEGTRFVLDVALTLSTLRVLLVSAGGQTLALASEGVARLVRLAPDEVREVEGRPTWDAGDALVPLASLADVLGLPPGPPQPRRSAVVLAAGTARAALVVDEVLSEQEALVRALGPRVRRARHVSAAAVLPDGRLSLLLNPVSLVRAAGGRPATPLFPAAAVRQARRRVLLADDSPTTRALEQSILEGAGYEVVACVDGAEAWERLQAGGADALVLDVEMPRMDGFSLTETVRASPRFSRLPVVLVTARGKPEDQARGLRAGASAYLVKSAFDPTSLLETLRRLL; encoded by the coding sequence ATGGACCGGGACCGGCTGGCCCAGGCGCTGCTGGCCACGTTCCTCGAGGAGCTCGAGGGACACGTGGCCTCGCTCAACCGCGAGCTGCTCGCCCTGGAGCGCGAGACGGACGTGGCGCGCGCGGCGGAGCGCGTGGCCTCGCTGCTGCGCACGCTGCACAGCGTGAAGGGCGCGGCGCGCGCGGCCAGCGCCCTGCTGGTGGAGACCGCCTGCCACCGCATGGAGGAGGTGCTGGAGCGGCTGCGCGACGAGCGCGCGGGCACGCCCGAGCTGTACGAGCTGTGCTTCAACACCGTGGACGCGCTGGACGATGCGGGCCGGCGCCTCGCCGCGCGGCAGGACCTGAGCGGCTCGCCCCTGGAAGCCCTGCTGCCCCAGCTGGAGCGCGCCGCCGAGCGCCAGGGCCCTCCCTCTGGAGCGGGCACGGCCGCGCCACCCGCGCGTCCCGGGCCGGCCCCGGCACGAGAGCCCGCCCAGGCCTCGACCACCTCGCCGGCACGAGAGCCCGCGCAGGCCCCGAGGACCTCCGCGCTGGCACCCGGGTCGCCCTCGAGGACCTCCCCGCCGGCATCCGGGCCGGGCCCCGCGGGAGCGCCCTCCCCGGCCCCCGGCCCCACCGTGGCGCCGGAGCCGGCCCCGGGTGTCCCGCTGCTGGGGGAGACGCTGCCGGTGCGCGTGTCCGCGCAGAAGCTGGACGCGCTGCTGGCGCGCAGCGGCGAGCTGCGGGTGGCGACGCTGCGGCTGGAGGGCCGGACCGAGGCGCTGGAGGGGGTGCGCGAGGCGCTGGCGCAGGCCCGCCAGGCGGTGCGTGGCACCGACGGGGAGCGCGCGCTGCGGCGGGCCGAGACGGAGCTGGCGAAGGTGTCTCGCGCCCTGGCCACGGACCAGCGGGTGCTGGGCAGCGTGGCCACGGGCCTGGACGACGAGGTCCGCCGCGCGCGCACCCTCTCCTTCCAGGAGGGCTGCGAAGGCCTGGAGCGCGCCACGCGCGACGTGGCGCACGGCCAGGGGCGCCTCGCGCGGCTGGAGCTGCGGGGCGGAGCGCTGGAGCTGGACCGGTCGCTGCTCCAGGCCCTGCGCGAGCCGCTGCTACACCTGGTGCGCAACGCGGTGGCCCACGGCCTGGAGGCGCCCGAGGAGCGCACCCGCTTGGGCAAGCCGGCGGAGGGCACCGTCACCGTGTCCGCGCGGCTCAAGGGCAGCCGGGTGGAGGTGACGGTGGAGGACGACGGGCGCGGACTGGACCTGCCCGCCCTGCGCGAGCGAGCGCGCGCGCGGGGCCTGAAGGTGCCCGACGACGACGCGGACACCGCGCGCCTCGTCTTCCTGCCGGGCCTGTCCACGGCCGCGCAGGTGACGGAGGTGGCGGGACGGGGCGTGGGCCTGGACGTGGTGCGCAAGCAGGTGGAGGCGCTGCGCGGCACCGTGGAGGTCACCACCCGCCCCGGCGAGGGCACGCGCTTCGTCCTGGACGTCGCCCTCACGCTGAGCACGCTGCGGGTGCTGCTGGTGTCCGCGGGCGGGCAGACGCTGGCGCTCGCCAGCGAGGGCGTGGCCCGGCTGGTGCGCCTGGCGCCGGACGAGGTCCGCGAGGTGGAGGGCCGTCCCACCTGGGACGCGGGGGACGCGCTGGTGCCGCTGGCCTCGCTGGCGGACGTGCTGGGCCTGCCGCCCGGTCCGCCCCAGCCGCGGCGCAGCGCGGTGGTGCTGGCCGCGGGCACCGCGCGCGCCGCGCTGGTGGTGGACGAGGTGCTGTCCGAGCAGGAGGCGCTGGTGCGCGCCCTGGGGCCCCGCGTGCGCCGCGCGCGCCACGTGTCCGCGGCGGCGGTGCTGCCGGACGGGCGGCTGTCGCTGCTGCTCAACCCCGTGTCGCTGGTGCGCGCGGCGGGCGGACGGCCGGCCACGCCCCTGTTCCCCGCCGCCGCCGTCCGGCAGGCGAGGCGCCGCGTGCTGCTGGCGGACGACTCGCCCACCACCCGCGCGCTGGAGCAGAGCATCCTGGAGGGCGCCGGTTATGAGGTGGTGGCGTGCGTGGACGGCGCGGAGGCCTGGGAGCGGCTCCAGGCCGGTGGCGCCGACGCGCTGGTGCTGGACGTGGAGATGCCGCGCATGGATGGCTTCTCGCTCACCGAGACGGTGCGGGCCTCGCCCCGCTTCTCGCGCCTGCCGGTGGTGCTCGTCACCGCGCGCGGCAAGCCCGAGGACCAGGCACGCGGCCTGCGGGCGGGCGCCAGCGCCTACCTGGTGAAGAGCGCCTTCGACCCGACGAGCCTGCTGGAGACGCTGAGGCGACTGCTATGA
- a CDS encoding serine/threonine protein kinase, whose amino-acid sequence MSAAEDRRPEYLRPGAYIDGYRILSLLGHGSYGAVYRVERDGEQYALKLGLHREASADPEQTDRRMMKELGCLIHLSHPNILRVHAWGRWPYLRDGYCYLVVDYVDGWTLAEWLETQRPSFVQVLGLFAKLASALAYVHGRGFLHRDLSPGNILVRGADGEPFLADFNAGDYVLAEDVTDGPLPPGTHRYRDPRAVEFWSDNRMRPDARYDFQPADDQFSLAACLYDAVTDSTPTVPARQRDSPRQDLNSPMWGPPPAREVNERVPEALSALLDRLLAREPRLRPATADAMRRELEDLATQPGAVWAVPVFPPGTPSTSPGDGAVRPRGARPWKHWRVTAGAVLLAIVGVLVFVARREPVGQPDRSVAAPEARPVPEATVPGQDAGHLPSPAPPSGVALPSRPVAPTQKEAPAVKPAPAQPVPQKPDRSRPALSAEVLARCATVGVFTAALLGCPGAQVMPEREEVCPKSTRLAMEETLTASRWQGRGTVDIQQPDEDAKWGGTGRLGVFRDGEVVGRVEGPDYIGTLVYGRLKTVEKDGRLFLVGRYTRAKFPDGTEIPVCLHLGNYPLNPVAEGSKRGALLYNRVSVFEAVSIWP is encoded by the coding sequence ATGAGCGCGGCGGAGGACAGGCGTCCCGAGTATCTCAGGCCGGGCGCGTACATCGACGGCTACCGCATCCTCTCCCTGCTGGGCCACGGCTCCTATGGCGCGGTGTACCGGGTGGAGCGGGACGGCGAGCAATATGCCCTCAAGCTGGGGCTGCACCGCGAGGCCAGCGCGGACCCGGAGCAGACGGACCGGCGGATGATGAAGGAACTGGGCTGCCTCATCCACCTGAGCCACCCGAACATCCTGCGAGTCCATGCCTGGGGCCGCTGGCCCTACCTGAGAGACGGCTACTGCTACCTGGTGGTGGACTACGTCGACGGCTGGACGCTGGCGGAGTGGCTGGAGACGCAGCGCCCCTCCTTTGTCCAGGTGCTGGGCCTGTTCGCGAAGCTGGCCTCCGCGCTGGCCTACGTCCATGGCCGGGGCTTCCTCCACCGCGACCTGTCTCCCGGCAACATCCTGGTGCGCGGGGCGGACGGCGAGCCGTTCCTCGCGGACTTCAACGCAGGCGACTACGTGCTGGCGGAGGACGTGACGGACGGGCCGCTGCCACCGGGCACCCACCGCTACCGGGACCCGCGGGCGGTGGAGTTCTGGAGCGACAACCGCATGCGCCCGGACGCACGCTATGACTTCCAGCCGGCGGACGACCAGTTCTCCCTGGCCGCGTGCCTGTATGACGCGGTGACGGACTCCACGCCCACCGTGCCAGCGCGACAGCGCGACAGCCCGCGCCAGGACCTCAACAGCCCCATGTGGGGGCCGCCACCGGCCCGGGAGGTCAACGAGCGCGTGCCGGAGGCCCTGAGCGCGCTGCTCGACCGGCTGCTGGCGCGTGAGCCTCGCCTGCGCCCGGCCACGGCCGACGCGATGCGGAGGGAGCTGGAGGACCTGGCCACCCAGCCAGGTGCGGTGTGGGCCGTGCCCGTCTTTCCGCCTGGCACACCCTCCACTTCTCCTGGGGATGGCGCGGTCAGGCCCCGTGGTGCCCGCCCCTGGAAGCACTGGCGGGTGACGGCGGGCGCAGTGCTGCTCGCCATCGTCGGGGTCCTCGTCTTCGTGGCGCGGCGAGAACCTGTCGGACAGCCAGACAGGTCTGTCGCGGCACCGGAGGCCCGGCCAGTGCCGGAGGCCACGGTTCCCGGGCAGGATGCCGGGCACCTGCCTTCCCCGGCTCCGCCGTCCGGCGTTGCACTACCGTCCCGTCCCGTGGCCCCCACCCAGAAGGAAGCCCCCGCCGTGAAGCCAGCTCCCGCCCAGCCCGTCCCCCAGAAGCCCGACAGGTCCAGGCCCGCCCTCTCCGCCGAAGTGCTGGCCCGCTGCGCCACGGTGGGTGTCTTCACCGCCGCGCTGCTGGGCTGCCCGGGGGCCCAGGTGATGCCCGAGAGGGAAGAGGTGTGTCCCAAGTCGACACGCCTCGCCATGGAGGAGACCCTCACGGCGAGCCGGTGGCAGGGACGCGGCACCGTCGACATCCAGCAGCCCGACGAAGACGCGAAGTGGGGAGGAACCGGCAGGCTGGGCGTGTTCCGCGATGGAGAGGTCGTCGGCCGCGTCGAGGGTCCCGACTACATTGGCACGCTGGTCTACGGCCGGCTCAAGACGGTGGAGAAGGACGGCCGCCTCTTCCTGGTGGGCCGCTATACCCGTGCGAAGTTCCCCGACGGCACGGAGATCCCCGTCTGCCTCCACCTGGGGAACTACCCCCTCAACCCGGTGGCAGAGGGCAGCAAGCGCGGGGCCCTGCTGTACAACCGGGTGTCCGTCTTCGAGGCCGTCTCCATCTGGCCGTAG
- a CDS encoding chemotaxis protein CheW: MEPAPREVLLFTLEGQRYGLPSQDVHELVRAARLTPLPRAPSVVEGLLNLRGALLPVLDLRRRFRHPPRPLSPMDHFIVARAGSRLVVLRVDRAEGLRVLAPGEWDATPRELPGVGYVAGAAKLEDGLVLVHDLRAFLSEAEALELDAALAPPESP; encoded by the coding sequence ATGGAGCCCGCACCGCGCGAGGTGCTGCTGTTCACCCTGGAAGGCCAGCGCTACGGCCTGCCCTCCCAGGACGTCCATGAGCTGGTGCGCGCCGCGCGCCTGACGCCGCTGCCACGCGCGCCCTCCGTCGTGGAGGGCCTGCTCAATCTGCGTGGCGCCCTGCTGCCCGTCCTGGACCTGCGCCGCCGCTTCCGCCACCCGCCCCGCCCCCTGTCCCCCATGGACCACTTCATCGTGGCCCGGGCCGGCAGCCGCCTCGTGGTGCTGCGCGTGGACCGCGCCGAGGGCCTGCGCGTGCTGGCACCCGGCGAGTGGGACGCCACGCCTCGCGAGCTTCCTGGCGTGGGCTACGTGGCCGGCGCCGCCAAGCTGGAGGACGGGCTGGTGCTCGTCCACGACCTGCGCGCGTTCCTCTCCGAGGCGGAGGCCCTGGAGCTGGATGCCGCGCTGGCGCCCCCGGAGTCCCCGTGA
- a CDS encoding chemotaxis protein CheW: MPRSGGIDWEAARARLARLAATATQEETLSPEAAAALLDARARALARVSAPEVDPGGSREVVRFRAAGQRYALESRFVLEVLRAPEVVALPGAPPTLRGLTLLHGEVLPMVELAPLFGRAPAGATGPLLVVGAGRPELGLCTEEVEEVTLLHGRELLPPPSTLADGLISAVDKEGTLVLEGEALLGDSRLVFDLSDEGAV, encoded by the coding sequence ATGCCACGCTCCGGCGGAATCGACTGGGAGGCGGCACGCGCCCGGCTGGCCCGGCTGGCGGCCACCGCCACGCAGGAGGAGACCCTCTCCCCCGAGGCCGCCGCCGCGCTGCTGGACGCACGCGCACGCGCGCTCGCCCGCGTCTCCGCGCCCGAGGTGGACCCGGGCGGCTCGCGCGAGGTGGTCCGCTTCCGCGCCGCCGGGCAGCGCTATGCCCTGGAGTCCCGCTTCGTGCTGGAGGTCCTCCGCGCCCCGGAGGTGGTGGCCCTGCCGGGCGCACCGCCCACCCTGCGCGGCCTCACCCTCCTCCACGGCGAGGTGCTGCCCATGGTGGAGCTGGCGCCCCTGTTCGGCCGCGCGCCCGCGGGCGCCACCGGCCCCCTGCTGGTCGTGGGCGCGGGCCGGCCCGAGCTGGGCCTGTGCACCGAAGAAGTCGAGGAGGTCACCCTCCTCCACGGCCGCGAGCTGCTGCCGCCCCCCTCCACCCTGGCCGACGGACTCATTTCCGCCGTCGACAAGGAGGGCACGCTCGTGCTGGAGGGTGAGGCGCTGCTGGGTGACAGTCGCCTCGTGTTCGATTTGTCCGACGAAGGAGCTGTATGA
- the sitI6 gene encoding SitI6 family double-CXXCG motif immunity protein, translated as MTRFFWLREDKAVTASYDAAHRWGLPGVMCPTCGATWASAGHQYPAVDLSQLPERREFERARPEPFSEFARLRELVRPLAPPNAALPPGTTFGPLVGRASGRFGAFTSQGSIRWLVRRDALERLQAEGVRGLLGCRTELRFRQKDPPELLELQLEPHGRLHPDCIPPNVPPPCVTCGWVYFRLPDEPILDAASLPPGLDLFRVGDYSTVIVGTERFMEAVRRLELDGITFHELPTR; from the coding sequence ATGACCCGGTTCTTTTGGCTACGCGAGGACAAGGCGGTAACGGCGAGCTACGACGCCGCACACAGATGGGGGCTGCCCGGAGTGATGTGTCCCACGTGCGGCGCTACCTGGGCGAGTGCAGGGCATCAGTATCCCGCCGTGGACCTATCGCAGCTGCCCGAGCGACGCGAGTTCGAGAGAGCCCGACCCGAGCCGTTTTCCGAGTTCGCGCGCCTGCGGGAGTTGGTGCGCCCCCTGGCGCCGCCAAATGCCGCGTTGCCGCCCGGGACAACCTTCGGGCCCCTCGTGGGCCGTGCCTCCGGGCGGTTCGGCGCGTTCACGTCACAGGGTAGCATCCGGTGGCTGGTTCGCCGGGATGCGCTGGAGCGCCTCCAGGCGGAAGGTGTGCGCGGGCTGCTGGGCTGCCGGACAGAGCTGCGGTTCCGGCAGAAGGACCCGCCGGAGCTGCTGGAGCTTCAGCTAGAGCCGCACGGTCGCCTTCACCCGGACTGCATTCCACCCAATGTGCCGCCACCGTGCGTCACCTGTGGCTGGGTGTATTTCCGGCTGCCGGATGAACCCATCCTGGACGCGGCATCCCTGCCCCCGGGGCTGGACCTGTTCCGGGTGGGTGACTACTCAACGGTCATCGTGGGTACCGAGCGGTTCATGGAGGCCGTGCGCCGCCTGGAACTGGACGGCATCACCTTCCACGAGCTGCCGACGCGCTAG
- the sitI6 gene encoding SitI6 family double-CXXCG motif immunity protein, whose amino-acid sequence MVRLDRAATAKHGGDIDGTHTWRLPGVRCHTCGATWSDVGHDYPSVDLSLLPERSEFEKPRPEPFPVFARLRELVRPLVPRNAELPPGTSFGPLTGRAFGECGPIAWLSGIRLLMRRDALERLQAEGVRGLKGCRTELRFRKKNPPELLELEVEPCGRLHPDCIPPDVPPPCPTCGRQGFKWPDEPILDAASLPPELDLFRVGNFATMVIGTERFVEAVRRLELNGITFRELLTR is encoded by the coding sequence ATAGTAAGACTGGATAGGGCCGCCACGGCGAAGCATGGCGGGGATATCGATGGGACGCATACGTGGCGCCTGCCGGGCGTGCGCTGTCACACGTGCGGCGCCACGTGGAGTGACGTTGGACACGATTACCCGTCCGTTGACCTCTCACTGCTTCCAGAGCGCAGCGAGTTCGAGAAGCCAAGGCCCGAACCCTTCCCCGTGTTTGCGCGCCTGCGCGAACTGGTGCGCCCTCTGGTGCCACGCAACGCCGAGTTGCCACCTGGAACGAGCTTCGGCCCACTGACGGGCCGCGCCTTCGGAGAGTGCGGGCCCATTGCCTGGCTGAGCGGAATAAGACTTCTCATGCGTCGGGACGCGCTGGAGCGTCTCCAGGCTGAAGGAGTGCGCGGGCTTAAGGGTTGCCGCACGGAACTCCGATTCCGCAAGAAGAACCCGCCGGAGCTGCTGGAGCTTGAGGTGGAGCCGTGCGGCCGATTGCACCCGGACTGCATTCCCCCAGACGTACCTCCGCCGTGCCCGACCTGTGGCCGACAGGGCTTCAAGTGGCCGGATGAACCCATCCTGGACGCGGCATCCCTGCCCCCGGAGCTGGACCTGTTCCGGGTCGGCAACTTCGCCACGATGGTTATCGGCACGGAGCGGTTCGTGGAGGCCGTGCGCCGCCTGGAACTGAACGGCATCACCTTCCGCGAGCTGCTCACTCGCTGA
- a CDS encoding DUF2381 family protein produces the protein MGALVVSTLGGRTALSLLHGLALVLLPFLAGVAAAQPLAARTPRVREALLTDTPVTVHMAPGVATLLLFDADLDTGRTVLEPRERFTLHTWSARVITLEPLEELKAPAALTVRFQGAAVTEQSSLSLVAAPAEVDAQVRLVRSTGGATQALRSRVAELEGRVAACEARLEGARESAGALSPTAFVLAGRIGSKGVDVVSALAPAAPPAPGRSEPSPVSFVANDWLVVTVKVDAAVARSGWKPERAWLVGEATGARFAAHTVQLEPGSPRTDGTALLVVEAARPPVSEGLLFRLEVHVAGGQSPLSIPGVLMKKTEKFGP, from the coding sequence ATGGGCGCTCTGGTAGTGTCCACCCTGGGAGGTCGCACCGCCTTGTCACTACTTCACGGGCTGGCTCTCGTCCTGCTCCCGTTCCTTGCGGGAGTGGCCGCCGCGCAGCCCCTCGCCGCCCGCACACCTCGAGTGCGCGAGGCGCTTCTGACTGACACGCCCGTCACGGTGCACATGGCCCCGGGTGTGGCGACCCTGCTCCTCTTCGACGCGGACCTGGACACGGGCCGCACGGTGCTGGAGCCGCGCGAGCGCTTCACCCTCCATACCTGGAGCGCCCGCGTCATCACGCTGGAGCCGCTGGAGGAACTGAAGGCGCCCGCCGCGCTCACGGTGCGCTTCCAGGGTGCCGCGGTCACCGAGCAGTCTTCGCTGTCGCTCGTCGCGGCTCCGGCCGAGGTGGACGCGCAGGTGCGGCTGGTCCGGAGCACGGGCGGCGCGACACAGGCGCTGCGCTCCCGGGTGGCGGAGCTGGAGGGCCGCGTCGCCGCGTGCGAGGCCCGGCTGGAGGGGGCGCGCGAGAGTGCCGGTGCCCTGTCGCCCACGGCCTTCGTGCTGGCAGGCAGGATTGGCTCGAAGGGCGTGGACGTCGTGAGCGCCTTGGCGCCAGCCGCGCCCCCTGCTCCTGGAAGGAGCGAACCGAGCCCCGTGAGCTTCGTGGCGAATGACTGGCTGGTGGTGACAGTGAAGGTGGACGCCGCCGTGGCCCGGTCCGGGTGGAAGCCGGAGCGGGCGTGGCTAGTAGGGGAAGCCACCGGGGCGCGCTTCGCGGCGCACACAGTGCAGTTGGAGCCCGGGAGTCCCCGGACGGATGGAACGGCCCTGCTGGTGGTGGAGGCCGCCCGGCCGCCTGTGAGCGAGGGGCTCCTGTTCCGCCTGGAGGTGCACGTGGCGGGAGGACAGAGTCCCCTCTCCATCCCGGGTGTGCTCATGAAGAAGACGGAGAAATTCGGGCCATGA
- a CDS encoding methyl-accepting chemotaxis protein, which yields MSIGNRIALGFGLSLLVLLVLAGVAFQGANQLTESTEGLLDSNRDTRLIREARTLLIDAESGQRGFLLTGEEPYLLPYQAALTALKADLLLLREAVADDPAQLARLTRLEPIVAERLDRLAEGIRVRREQGLEGGSKYIKIGQGERLMTQVREIITEMVEAEQRSWDAHAAAARAMAQRILWVLGICSVLGLAIVALGSYLITKSITGPLRKLMAGAEQLGRGQLDHRIDVAGSDEAAELARAFNDMAERRRQTEAQLARQAEQREHTLRTVTDFVNQLAGATSEILASTTEQVASAQEQGSAVTETVSTVEEITKTSEEAAGRARAVSESARHAEEVGRGGRRAVEEAVASMGAVREQVESIASRILALAEQAQAIGDIITTVNEISEQTHMLALNASIEASRAGEQGRGFAVVAAEVKALADQSKKATGQVRQILGQIQKATHGAVMTTEEGTKSVAAATRVVSEAGANIQTLSDLLAQASLTAAQIAASANQQATGIGQIRQAMHDVNQATQQALSSSRQTERAMQDLNGMGQKLKGLLVEHGR from the coding sequence ATGAGCATCGGGAACCGCATCGCACTCGGGTTCGGACTGTCCCTGCTGGTGCTGCTGGTGCTGGCGGGAGTGGCCTTCCAGGGCGCCAACCAGCTCACGGAGAGCACCGAGGGACTGCTGGACTCCAACCGGGACACGCGCCTCATCCGCGAGGCCCGCACGCTGCTGATAGACGCGGAGTCCGGCCAGCGCGGCTTCCTGCTCACCGGCGAGGAGCCCTACCTCCTGCCGTACCAGGCCGCGCTCACCGCGCTGAAGGCGGACCTGCTGCTGCTGCGCGAGGCCGTGGCCGACGACCCCGCGCAGCTGGCGCGGCTGACCCGGCTGGAGCCCATCGTCGCGGAGCGGCTGGACCGGCTGGCGGAGGGCATCCGCGTGCGCCGGGAACAGGGCCTGGAGGGCGGCTCGAAGTACATCAAGATTGGCCAGGGCGAGCGGCTGATGACCCAGGTGAGGGAAATCATCACCGAGATGGTCGAGGCCGAGCAGCGCAGCTGGGACGCGCACGCGGCCGCCGCGCGCGCCATGGCCCAGCGCATCCTGTGGGTGCTGGGCATCTGCAGCGTGCTGGGGCTCGCCATCGTCGCGCTGGGCAGCTACCTCATCACCAAGAGCATCACCGGGCCGCTGCGCAAGCTGATGGCGGGCGCCGAGCAGCTCGGCCGGGGCCAGCTGGACCACCGCATCGACGTGGCGGGCAGCGACGAGGCGGCGGAGCTGGCGCGCGCCTTCAATGACATGGCCGAGCGCCGCCGGCAGACGGAGGCCCAGCTCGCCAGGCAGGCCGAGCAGCGCGAGCACACGCTCCGCACGGTGACCGACTTCGTCAACCAGCTCGCGGGCGCCACCTCGGAGATTCTCGCCAGCACCACCGAGCAGGTGGCCAGCGCCCAGGAGCAGGGCAGCGCGGTGACGGAGACGGTGAGCACCGTCGAGGAAATCACCAAGACGTCCGAGGAGGCCGCCGGCCGCGCCCGCGCCGTGAGCGAGTCCGCCCGCCACGCGGAGGAGGTGGGCCGCGGCGGCCGGCGCGCGGTGGAGGAGGCCGTGGCCTCCATGGGCGCCGTGCGCGAGCAGGTGGAGTCCATCGCCTCGCGCATCCTCGCGCTCGCCGAGCAGGCGCAGGCCATTGGCGACATCATCACCACCGTCAACGAAATCTCCGAGCAGACGCACATGCTCGCCCTCAACGCCTCCATCGAGGCCAGCCGCGCCGGAGAGCAGGGCCGCGGCTTCGCCGTCGTCGCCGCCGAGGTGAAGGCGCTGGCGGACCAGTCCAAGAAGGCCACCGGCCAGGTGCGGCAGATCCTCGGGCAAATCCAGAAGGCCACCCATGGCGCGGTGATGACCACCGAGGAGGGCACCAAGAGCGTGGCGGCCGCCACCCGCGTGGTGTCCGAGGCGGGCGCCAACATCCAGACGCTGTCGGACCTGCTGGCCCAGGCGTCGCTGACGGCGGCGCAGATTGCCGCGTCCGCCAACCAGCAGGCCACCGGCATCGGACAGATACGCCAGGCGATGCATGACGTGAACCAGGCCACGCAGCAGGCCCTCAGCTCGTCGCGGCAGACGGAGCGGGCCATGCAGGACCTCAACGGCATGGGCCAGAAGCTCAAGGGGCTGCTGGTCGAGCACGGGCGCTGA
- a CDS encoding CheR family methyltransferase: MSWGPWSHPGHAAVLALVEERAGLAAPSCPAAAEEGIARAMARAGLTDLDAYRARLAEDPAALDDLLIELTVGETYFFRTPEHFEHLRRHALPELRERHGPSHTARLWSAACSSGEEPYSLAALLLAEGWGEHMTVYATDVSRGALARARQASYGEWSLRGPWADRIRPHLRAEGRKYVLAPEVQRRVRFSYLNLALDTWPSPESGIWKLDVIFCRNVLIYFNTATIAAVARRLHDALAEGGYLFTGPSDPPLGGLAPLESVLTEWGVLYRRPAPGTSVSVPGGSLATSTEARPAAPTPGAWVAPPREPTSSPGDAGPGPHASGVTGLPREYASTPVATPVTGPSTGPATAEARRAAVTNAARLALARGDWREAARLLGTQDDNPDTAAAAVRTLANLDARAAVSASTEAAARHPLVAGLRYLEALLLLGQGQLTDAERSIRQALYLEPTLVVAWLVLGRVLRRRGDTAGALKAWQEAELLCAALAPDAAVPLADGERASALATLARTERLRLEAALAAGEETT, from the coding sequence GTGAGCTGGGGTCCCTGGAGTCACCCGGGCCATGCCGCCGTGCTCGCGCTCGTGGAGGAGCGCGCCGGGCTGGCCGCCCCCAGCTGCCCCGCCGCCGCCGAGGAAGGCATCGCCCGCGCCATGGCCCGGGCCGGGCTGACGGACCTCGACGCCTACCGCGCCCGGCTCGCGGAGGACCCGGCCGCCCTCGATGATTTGCTCATCGAGCTCACCGTCGGCGAGACGTACTTCTTCCGCACCCCCGAGCACTTCGAGCACCTGCGCCGCCACGCCCTGCCCGAGCTGCGCGAGCGCCATGGCCCGAGCCACACCGCGAGGCTGTGGAGCGCGGCGTGTTCCTCCGGTGAGGAGCCCTACTCGCTGGCGGCGCTGCTGCTGGCAGAGGGCTGGGGCGAGCACATGACCGTGTACGCCACGGACGTGTCGCGCGGCGCGCTCGCCAGGGCCCGGCAGGCCTCGTACGGCGAGTGGTCCCTGCGCGGCCCGTGGGCGGACCGCATCCGTCCCCACCTGCGCGCCGAGGGCCGCAAGTACGTCCTGGCTCCCGAGGTGCAACGGCGCGTGCGCTTCAGCTACCTCAACCTCGCACTCGACACCTGGCCCTCGCCCGAGAGTGGCATCTGGAAGCTGGACGTCATCTTCTGCCGCAACGTCCTCATCTACTTCAACACCGCCACCATCGCGGCCGTGGCCCGCCGGCTCCATGACGCGCTCGCCGAGGGCGGCTACCTCTTCACCGGCCCCTCGGACCCGCCGCTCGGAGGCCTGGCTCCGCTGGAGTCCGTGCTCACCGAGTGGGGCGTGCTGTACCGCCGGCCCGCGCCCGGCACCTCCGTGTCCGTCCCCGGCGGTTCGCTCGCCACGTCAACCGAGGCCCGCCCGGCCGCGCCGACCCCGGGTGCATGGGTGGCACCTCCGCGCGAGCCCACTTCCTCCCCTGGCGACGCGGGGCCCGGGCCTCATGCGAGCGGCGTGACGGGCCTGCCTCGCGAATATGCCTCCACTCCCGTGGCCACCCCTGTCACGGGGCCCTCCACCGGCCCGGCCACCGCGGAAGCCCGGCGCGCGGCGGTGACGAACGCGGCCCGGCTGGCGCTGGCTCGCGGGGACTGGCGCGAGGCCGCGCGCCTGCTCGGGACGCAGGACGACAACCCCGACACCGCCGCCGCCGCGGTGCGCACCCTGGCGAACCTGGACGCACGCGCCGCCGTGTCCGCCAGCACCGAGGCCGCCGCGCGCCATCCCCTCGTCGCCGGGCTGCGCTACCTGGAGGCCCTGCTGCTGCTCGGCCAGGGCCAGCTCACCGACGCCGAGCGCTCCATCCGCCAGGCCCTCTACCTGGAGCCGACCCTGGTGGTGGCCTGGCTCGTCCTCGGACGCGTGCTCAGACGCCGGGGCGACACGGCCGGCGCCCTCAAGGCCTGGCAGGAAGCGGAGCTGCTCTGCGCCGCGCTCGCCCCCGACGCCGCCGTGCCCCTCGCCGACGGTGAGCGCGCGAGCGCCCTGGCCACCCTCGCGCGCACCGAGCGGCTACGACTGGAGGCAGCCCTGGCTGCTGGTGAGGAGACGACCTGA